ATGCCCCAATCCTTAATCGACCAGTTCGACGAGATGATCGGCCAGCAAGGCTACGACAACCGTTCGGAGGCGGTTCGCGATCTGATCCGCAAGGCGCTGCTGGCTCCGGGGCGCATTGAGGAGAGCCGGCAGGTCGCCGGAACGATCGTGCTTGTTTACGACCATCACATCAGCGAGCTGCCGATGACGCTGACAGAGCTCCAGCACCGGTTTCATCATGAGATCAACTCGACTTTGCATATTCATTTGAACCATCATCAATGTCTCGAAGTGATTGTCGTTCGCGGGGTTTACCGCCGTTTAAGGGAGCTGCAGCAGCAAATGCAGGTGCTTAAAGGCGTCTTTTACGCCGAGCTGTCGGTTACTCATGTGGATGAGCATCATGGCGGACAAGAGCCGCACGGACATGAAGATCATCATCACGGGTAAGGGGGAACGGTCGTGGGGAAAAAATATTTTACGCTGCAGGAGGCGAGCAGCTTGCTGCCGATGGTTCGCGTACAGCTGGACGAGCTGCAGCAGCTCAAGCGCCAGTTTGAAGCGAAATATATGGAGCTGCGGGACTTGAAGCTGAGTCATGGGAACCGCGGACAGTCTCAGGAAAACGATCCTTATTTTGCTCTCGAATGCGAGCTCGAATTCATCCAAATGCAGTTCCAGACCGGGGTGGCGAACCTCGAGCGTAAAGGGATCGAACTGAAGGACGTCGACCACGGCCTTGTCGATTTTCCCGCGCTGATCCGCGGGGAAGAGGTGCTGCTTTGCTGGAAGCAAGGCGAGCCGGATATCGCTCATTATCACGGTTTGTATGACGGCTTCGCCGGCCGCAAGCCCATAACCGGGGAAGAATGGTAAATCCGGCGACGTCCGAGTCGAACTATTCAGGCAACGTCCGGGAGGAGCTTTTTTTGAAAATCAGACGGTTACTTTGGATATTTGTTTTACTGGCTCTGGCTATGCCGGTTAAGGTGTTCGCGCATGCGACGCTCATTCAGACCGAGCCCGGGATGAATGCCCAAGTGGCGTCGTCGCCGGCTCAAGTGACGCTGACGTTTAACGAACGGCTGGAGGAAGGTTCTTATTATATCAAGGTTTACGATAGCGGGAAAAAACAGGTCACCGCGGCCAAGGCGGCCATGAACGCCGAGCATACCGGACTTGCTCTCGATTTGCCGAAATTGCCGGACGGCGACTACATTGTCACCTATCATGTGATTTCCGCTGACGGGCATCCGGTCGAAGGTACTTATATGTTTACCGTGGGCCAGGGGGGGCCGAAAACCGCTTTGCCGGCCGATGCGATGCAGGGGATGCATCAGCATAACGGGCTGGCTTATTCCTTCGGCTGGCAGGAGCTGCTGCAATTCATCGCGCGGATACTTTATTACGCCTCGCTGCTCGGCGCCACCGGGTGGGTGATCTGGAGACGTATGCTGAAGCCGCTGCATCCGGAAACAGAGTCGCGTCTTAACGGCGTTGGCACCTGGCTGCAGAGAGCGCTGCTGCTTGCCGTCATCCTGATGATGTACACACATCTGCAAGATATGGTAAGCGGGGGCGGAGCCGAAGCCCTTATCGAGCTGTTTACGCGTACGGGAACCGGCTACGCCTGGCTTGCGGTGCTTGGTTTGTCGCTGCTCGGTTTCGTATTGCTGCATCGCAATGCGGTTCTGGATATGCTCTGGGCTGCCGGGCTCTTTGCGGCGGAAGCGTATAACGGACATGCGGCGGCATTCGGGCCGCTTCGGGAAACGCTGCTGCTGGACGGCATCCATCTGGCTTCGGCGGCCGTGTGGATGGGCGGCCTTATTCTTCTGCTTGCGTTGTACCGCATAAACCGGGAGGAAGCTTTAATTTTTCTGCCGCGTTTTTCGAAAGCGGCGTTGTACTCTGTTTTCATATTGATTGTGTCCGGCGTTTTGACGACACTGCTCTTTTTGCCGAATGTCCGGTACGTGATCTACACGAAATGGGGCTGGCTGCTGCTGGCGAAAACGGCGCTCGTTTTCTTTGTCGTTGTGACGGCGGGCTGGGTGCGCCGGGCGTACCGGCTGCGGAAGCCTTCGCTGCCCGGATGGCTCGTGCTGGATGCGATCTGGATGGTGTTGATCGTCGGGATCGTCGGTGTGTTTACGTATTTGAGCCCGCTGCCGCCAAATGAACCGCTCCATTACCACGTGATGGGCGAGAAGCAGCACATGACCGTGCAAATTTCCCCGAACGCACCCGGGCCGAATACGTTTATCGTCCGGGTGTGGCTCCCGGAAAAGATGGGCAAGCCGAAGCAGGTGCTGCTGAAGCTGAAGGATGAGGAATCCGCGGACATCGCCCCGATCGAGGTGCCGATCGCTCCGTTCGATGATCCTCAGCCGGGCAGCGAAAACTACGGCATGAAGCCGTATTCGTACCGGGCGGAGGGCAATTACCTTCCTTATGCGGGACTGTGGAAGGTCGAGGTCCGGGTCATGGACAGCAACGACGACGAAATGGTGTATGAAAAGGAAATGCGGATCTACTGAAAAAATACAGCGTACAACGCAGCTATTTCTGCGATGTATGCTGTTTTTGTATCGGGGGCTGGCGCGAAATCCGACGGGACGTGTATATGGGATGTTGACAAATCGCTCTTTCTGCACGGTGTAGAATGCTGGGAGGACGATCACTTACTCCTAAAGTAAAGCGCGGCAGCATAGGATTTTGCGTAAGCAAAACCCATGCCAACAGGCGCGGACCCGCGGCACGTACCGCCTCCCAAAGCATCGCACCCAAAGTTAAGCGTGTCCGTCATAGGCTTTTTACCCGAAGGTAAAAAGCCATGCCGGACAAACGCGAACTAGAAGCGAGCACTCCCTCCAACGGGCGGGTCCAGGGCGCCTGAGCGCCTGGGGTCCCCCCGTTGGGGGGATTTAGGGGGGAGCCGTCGCGAACTAGAAGCGAGCACTCCCTCCAACGGGCGGGTCCAGGGCGCCCGAGCGCCTGTGGCCCCCTTCCGGGGAACGTAGGGGGGACCTTGCCATAAAAAACACCAGCCGCAGCGCGGCGATCACAACAAAGCAGCCCCAAAGCGGCATGACCGCGACCAGGGCGCCGGCCACAAACGCGCCGATCGCGTTGCCGCCGTTCATGACGAGCTGGAAGTCGGAGAAATACGCCATCTCCTTCTTATGCTTGCCGGCTTCCTCCATCATCATCGATTGCGAAGCGACTTCGTGGATCGATTGGCAAAGGCCGATCAAGCCCTGCAGTACGATCAGCAGCCACAGCTGATGGACGAAGCCATAGGGAATGATCGCGACCGCCATGCCGAGAACGGCGACAGCGTACACTTTGGACGAGCTTAACCGTTCCATAAGTCTGCGCGCAAGCGGCAGCAGCAAAGCCGACAAGATGCCGGAGGTCACCACGAAGTAGGCGATTTGCGTATTCGTAAGTCCCAACACTTTGACGTGATAGATGATAAACAGAGGGGCGACCATCGCCACTCCGATATTGTTGAGCCCCATCCACCAGATGGTTCGGTCGCATTCCTGGAAAGGCTTCACCCAAGTGAAGCGGATCGGCTTTTTCTCATGCGGCGCCAGCTCGGCGATTAAGGACATTCCGGTAAACGTGGCCAAGCAGCCGATCAGCATGGAGACGACGAAGTTTTTAGGGAAAAAGGCTCCTGTCGCATCCAATACGGCTCCGATGGCGAAGCTGCCGAGCGTTGCAATGACGATGCCGATAATTTTATTCGTGCTGAAAATTTTCGGGAATTCGCTTGGCTCGACCCATTTGCGCATAATGGCCGGCTGCTGGGCGCCGGTGATCATGACGGCTACCGCGTTGATCGACCAGAAGAAGAGCAGGTATGGGATCGGATTCGGCAGCAGCACGGAAAACGCCATGCACAAAAACGCACATTGGCGAACGTACCCGCTTGTCAGGAATACCCCTTTCGTCACGGGGAGCTGTCTCGTGATGAAAGCGAGTGACAGCGCGCAAAAAAGCGGCGGCAGCGAATTGGACAGCGCAATTTCAAAGTTGCTGGCACCCAGACGTGCGATCAGCACCTGCAAAAAGGTGAAAAACGTGACACTTTTGACGTTTTGCAAAGCGGCATCGAGATAAATTCGCGTCGATATGTTCATGCGGGATAAGCCCTTTCTGCCGTACGACATGATGAAAGATGTACTTTTGTCGCTAGCATACATCGGCTTTTCCCCGAATAACATGGACACCGTGACCTAATAACATGGATTATTTTGCTTTCATGAAAAAAGCCGGACCCTAAAGGGCTTCTTTTTCAAAAGCTCTTGCGGATCCGGCTCTATCGATTACTCTTTCCAAGCTTGCGGATGGCTGTCGTTCAAATATTCGGCTGCTTTGGCGTTCGCGGCAACCTGCTGCGGATTTTTGCAGCCGGGGATGACCGCGGTCACTGCCGGATGCTTAAGGCACCAGGCCAAAGCCCATGTCGCCATATCCATGCCGGCCGGCACTTCATTTTGCCGAATCTCCTCCACCTGCTGAAGTTTCTTCAGTGTTTGTTCCTGATCGTGGCGGTGGCGCACGTCGTTTTCGGCGAACACGGCCCCGGGTTTATATTTGCCGCTCAAATACCCGCTCGCCAGCGGCACCCGCGCGAACACGCCCAAATCCTGCTCCTGGCAGGACGGAAAAACCCGTTCCTCGGGCTTGCGATCAAGCCGGTTATAAATGACCTGGATGACCTTCGAGCCGACCTTGGTCGAGCCAGCCGTCTGGTGGAAGTTGTCGTTGCTGCCGATCGATGTGCCGAGATGGCGGATTTTGCCGGCCTGCACCTGCTTGTCCAGAACGGTCCACAGCTCGTCGTTGTCGAACGCTTCGTCCGTGCCAGAGTGGAACTGATATACGTCGATGTAATCCGTACGCAGAGCCTTAAGCGAACCGTCGAGCTGCTTGAGCACGTCGGAAGGGGCCCACAGCTGCTCGCGCTCGAAATTTTTCTCGAAATGATGCCCGAATTTCGTCGCGATAACCCAATCCTCCCGATTTCTGCGCGATATGTAATCGCCGATAAACGCCTCGGACAAATGGTCGCCGTAACATTCGGCCGTATCGATCAGATTGATTCCGAGCTCTCCGGCTTTGTCCAGAATGGCGTCGACCTCGCCTTGGTTGAACTCCATGCCCCATTCTCCGCCGAACTGCCAAGTGCCTACGCCGATGACCGAAACCTTCAACTCCGTTTTGCCCAATCTGCGGTATTTCATCTCAATCCCTCCAGTCGGTTAAGTTCAATTTCTATGTTAACGTTAACAGAAGCTTCAAGTCAAAGGCTGATCTTGTCGAAAGTTGAAATCGTCCATGAATATGGAATAAAATAGTTAACGGCAAACAATCCTATCAAGGAAGAGGAAAAACCAGAGGGGAGATTCGTTATGAGTAAAAAAGCGACCATCATTACTGCCGTACTGATCATCGTGATCGTGGGTATCTCCATCTTTGCCACGATCCGGCAACGGGGGAACAACGAACCGGCTCTGTTGACGGGCCAGTCGCAGACTTGGAAGGTTACCGCGCCATTTATTCGCTCGGGGAATCAAACCACAGTAACGCCGGTTGTTGAATATTTTGCAGCGGAAAAAGTAGAAGAACTGACATTCCGATTCGTATTCAAGGATAACAGCACGCTTGATTTTCCGGCGGTCAACCCGGATGCGGTAACGACAAAAGTCGCATATAAGGCTGATGCTCAGACAACGCCGAAAAGGTGGACGGATGTAGATCACGCGGAAGTGGAGTGGAAAACAGGAGGCCGCAATTTCAAGGAATATATGCAGCTGGAAAACAAGCAACCGGCTAAGTAACCGCGTGCCCTAAGGCAAGGCATTTTTTAAAATTTATGTTATTTTAATATATCGCCCGGTCATTTCGTGTAAAGTGAAGGTACCTTGCTTTAAAGGAGTGACCGGTTTGCTTCCAATCAAAAAGTTTCTCAAGGAATGGGTGCCCAGCCTGCTCGTGGCCGTGGTTGTCAGCTTTACATTTAATACGTACGTAGCCCAAGGCATGAGAGTGCCGACCGGCTCGATGCTTCCTACGATACAGCTGCAGGATCAAATTATGGTGGAAAAGCTGGTGCGGTTCACCGATTTTCAGTTCGGGGATATCGTCGTATTTTATCCGCCGCTCCCGGGCCATGAGGAAGAGCGGTACGTCAAACGGCTGATCGGGCTTCCCGGAGATACGATCGAAATCAAGGACGGCAGCTTGTACCGCAACGGCGAGAAGGTGGACGAGCCGTACATTAGGGAGAAAATGACGTACACCTTCGGCCCGCTCAAGGTGCCCGAGGATAAATATTTCTTCCTCGGAGACAACCGTAATGACAGTCTCGATGCCCATCTGTGGCCGACTCCGTTTGTGGACAAAAGCAAAATTATCGGGAAAGCGATGTTTCGTTACTATCCGCTCACCGAGATCGGGCCGCTCAAATAGCGGCCTTTTTTTGACCGGCGTGAAAATGTCCGAAATCCGCAGCCGTCAGCGGCTTGCTGACGTAATAACCTTGAACCTCATCGCACTCCATCATGCGCAGCATGTTCCACTGATCCTCGTGCTCGACGCCTTCCGCGATCACTTTTTTGCCCAAGCTGCGGGACATGGCGATAATCGCGTTGATGATCGCGCGGTCGCTCTCATCCTGCGCCATATCCTTGATAAACGAACGGTCGATTTTGACCGAATCGACAGACAGCTGCTTTAACAGGGAGAAGGATGAGTAACCGGTCCCGAAGTCGTCAATGGACAACTTCACGCCAAGACCGATGATATCGCGGCACAGCTGCAAGCTGTACGACTCGTCCGTCAGAGCCGTTCTTTCCGTGATTTCCAGACAAAGCAGCGACGGATCGATGCCGGTTCGCGCCAGCGTATCCGACAGATGGGCAGGAAACCCCGGGTCCAAAAACTGCTTGGCCGACAAGTTCATGGAAATGCATATGGGAGGAAGGCCGGATTCGGACCAGACGCGGATTTGCCGGCATACCGTCTGAAGCACCCAATAACCGATATCGGCGATAACTCCGGTTTCTTCGGCCAGAGGGATGAACTCGCCCGGCGGGATCATCCCCACCCCTTGCTTATGCCAGCGGATAAGCGCCTCCGCTCCTACAATCTCGCCAGTTCGGATAGCTACCTGGGGCTGATAATGAAGCGTGAATTCCCCGCGTTCAAGCCCTTCGCGAATCGAACGTTCCAATTGAAAACGGGCCTGCTCTACCCGATGAAGCTCCGGCGAATACATCACATAACGGTTTTTCCCCAGCTTTTTGGCCTGATACATGGCAATGTCGGCATATTGAAGCAGCTCGTCCGCATCGCTGCCGTGTTCGGGCGAAAGACAAACTCCCATGCTGGCGGATATATCATACTGCTTGTCGTTAAGGTAAAAGGGAGACCGGATGCTGTCGATAAGCGACCGGCAAAAGTCGGCTATCGGTTCGTGCAGCGGCATGCGGCGGATGACGGCGAATTCGTCTCCTCCCAGCCGGGCTACGATCGTCCCTGCGGATAACCGCTTGCGAAGCTGTTCCGCTACGTGCTTCACGAGCAAATCCCCGACGTGATGCCCCTGCGTATCATTGATTTGTTTGAAATGATCCAGATCAAGCAGCAGGAGCACGAAGGAGTTGCCCAGCGACAGCTCCGTTTGCAGCTTCAAGCGAAACTCGATTCGATTAGCCAACCCTGTCAAAGGATCGTGATAGGCGAGATATCGCACTTGATCTTCGGCCAGCTTTTTGTCGGTCACATCCAGCAGGATGACGCATTGAAACAAGTCGGAGGCAGTAGCGACATATTCGCTCTCCGCTCTGATGCATCGGCTCTCACCCTGATCGGCGACGATCTCGAAATCTCCCTTCCACAATTGGTTCGCCGGGTGGACTTCGGTTCGGACATAGTCGCGAAAGGAGCGACCGATCGGCGTGGAAACATCGCAGCCGAGCAAATACGAAGCCTGCGGGTTCGCTTCTTTGATAACCCCGTCCCGGTCAAGCAGCAAAATCGACAAGGGGGACATTTCATACAGCGCACGGTATTTTCGCTCAATCGAAGGCATGAAATCGTACCTGACCATCGCATGACGCAAAAATCGGGCAAAGATGAGAATGCCGAATATGCCTAAGTTAGGCAGCGGCATGTCGGCGGGGAGGAACCCGGGATTTTTGCAAAAGGAGAGAGGGATGGCCCAGGCTGCACCCAGCACAAGCCCGGAAAGCACAGATTTCATTTGCTTTATTTTTAGCGTCAAATTTTGCCTTTTTACATAACGGTAAGAGGAGACGGACATGAATATGCAGACGGCACAGGTATACATCGAACAAATGACTGAAAACACGAGTAAACCTGGACCCGGGTATTGAGCAATCCAGCTGCCGTGGCGGATGATGTCGATGGAAATCCATTCGGCCGGGGTTAGCAAAACAATTCCTGCGGCTCCGGGGGCGAAGCAAACCACATGCATGAGCATACGGGAAACGCCCCGGTAAAGATCGGTAAGGCGGGCGCAATACAGGATGACCAAACACATGACGGCTTGGGACGGAATATAGATGAACGTAAGGGCCATCTGCTCCGTATAGGCGGCCGGCAGCACGCTGAGGAGAAAGCTGCCGAACGGCAGCAGCATGGAGGTCAGCATAAACAAAGAAGCGATCCGGTTGAGAGCGCTGTTTTTGTTGCGCTGATAAATATCGACCGCCATATAAAACAAGCCGAAAACTGGGAGCAGGAAAAGGATGAGGGAGATGTAGAGATGCATGAATACACAATCCTCCGATGGCCTTGATGTCATGATTTTCGGATGTCTTGAGGTCGAGGACAAATCGAAAGACGGCGGCTGCCGATGTAAGGGGTTTCGTAACCTTATTGGCGGCAACTGCAGGCATAATCCGATTGCTGAGTCCCTCTGGTTTCGTGTCCCGCGCTTTCGCATGGTTTGCCTTTGTTTGGCAATATTTATAGTTCTTTTATACCATATTATGTCGAAAGCTGTCTATGACATTTAGGGTGTTTTGTCGATTTCTTGAGCGGTGAAATTTGAAGCGGGGTAAGATCTGGACAATACGAAATTCACGATATATAATAAATTTTACGTCGGCTTTATTTATCATGCGGGTGTAGTTCAATGGTAGAACTCCAGCTTCCCAAGCTGGTAGCGTGGGTTCGATTCCCATCACCCGCTTACGCGAAAACCCTTGTGCAGCAAGGGTTTTTTGCTTATATGGAGTGTTGTGATGAAAGGAGGAAGCAATGACTGCCTCCTCCTTCTTGGTTTGAGCCGGATGATAGAAACTCAATTATCTGTATTCAATATCGAGTCTGGCATAAGCGGTACCACCGTTACTTATCCCGGAATAATTAGAAATACCGGCGTCAACGTAGAAATTGATCGGGCCGGAATATCCGGTTACATCGATTATTAATGTATCGTAAAAGTCATCGCTTTCCGAAGCATCGCCTTGGTAATCGTACCAATAGTAGGAATTAATATCTTCAACTGTGCATCCGCATCGGGTTGAGTAAATGGAATTTCCGCCGTAAACATCTACAGTGAAATTTGATCCCCGATTATAGAGATACCCATAAAAGTTCACTACAACTTGATTTAAATTCTCAACATAAGTTTCTCCACGGGATACGCCGTAACAATAGCTTCCGTTTTCAATCATACTATTGACGGAAACTTCTCCGTCACTTACTTGTGGAATTGGGTTGCAGTTGTACCTGCCGTAGTCCGTATAATTGTCCCATGTAATAGGGGTAGCTCCGGCAAATGCGGCTTGCGAGAAAGTTAACAACGCTATAATCATAGGTAAAACGCTTACAAGTTTCTTCATTTTCATATTGCCCCTCCATGATTTGAACTCATAGCTGGCCAGCTACCTCTTAATAATTACATAAAATGGAATGCGAAAATATAGGTTGTTTATGCTTGTTTTTGGAAAAAATGCCAAACGTGAAGATGATACACTTATTGAATGGGTACATTTCTGCTTATCCCTCTATACATATCAACCGACATAAACCGAGAAAACAAAAACACACTAACCGATTGTCCATAAACAATGAGTTAGTGTGCCTTTTTTTCAATTATTCAATTTGAAATCCGCCGATATAGGTATATTTGATTTCACGAATCCGTACAGGATGCTCCCCGGCAGGAGTCTCCAGGAGCAGAGGGCAATCGGGCTTCGCGCAAAGCAGTTGCCTGCCTATCGGCGAGATAAAAGAAATTCGGTTGGCGTCGGGATCGCTTTCCGACGGATGGACTACCGTAAAAGACTCGCTGGAGCCATCGTCTTCAAAGAGCACTTCCGCCTTGCTGCCGATTAAAACGACATTTCTAAGCATTTCATCAAGTATACGATCATCATTCTCAAGTATACTCATCAATTTTTCCGTGTACTGTTTGATCGACGTTTCCACAAGATTTCGTTCCGGGTTTTTAATTCCCGAAAGATACATATCTGCAAAGTGGTGGGTTTGTTCGTCAAAAAACACAAGTTGACTGATTAAATGTCGGCGTGTGGCACCAAGCGCGTTAAAACTAGGGTTCATAGTAGATATCACCCCCCACTTGTTTTTCCCTGCACAGTTTGATGCCGTTGATGTTATTCATACCAGCCATCCTCCCGATAAAATAATAAGCCACCTGAAAGGGGGCTCTGTATCCAATTGTAGCATATTTCATGATATGTATCATCACGATAGCTATTTGATGCCCAGCCCGATTT
The window above is part of the Paenibacillus hamazuiensis genome. Proteins encoded here:
- a CDS encoding MFS transporter, producing the protein MNISTRIYLDAALQNVKSVTFFTFLQVLIARLGASNFEIALSNSLPPLFCALSLAFITRQLPVTKGVFLTSGYVRQCAFLCMAFSVLLPNPIPYLLFFWSINAVAVMITGAQQPAIMRKWVEPSEFPKIFSTNKIIGIVIATLGSFAIGAVLDATGAFFPKNFVVSMLIGCLATFTGMSLIAELAPHEKKPIRFTWVKPFQECDRTIWWMGLNNIGVAMVAPLFIIYHVKVLGLTNTQIAYFVVTSGILSALLLPLARRLMERLSSSKVYAVAVLGMAVAIIPYGFVHQLWLLIVLQGLIGLCQSIHEVASQSMMMEEAGKHKKEMAYFSDFQLVMNGGNAIGAFVAGALVAVMPLWGCFVVIAALRLVFFMARSPLRSPEGGHRRSGALDPPVGGSARF
- a CDS encoding DUF2203 domain-containing protein, encoding MGKKYFTLQEASSLLPMVRVQLDELQQLKRQFEAKYMELRDLKLSHGNRGQSQENDPYFALECELEFIQMQFQTGVANLERKGIELKDVDHGLVDFPALIRGEEVLLCWKQGEPDIAHYHGLYDGFAGRKPITGEEW
- a CDS encoding GreA/GreB family elongation factor, translated to MNPSFNALGATRRHLISQLVFFDEQTHHFADMYLSGIKNPERNLVETSIKQYTEKLMSILENDDRILDEMLRNVVLIGSKAEVLFEDDGSSESFTVVHPSESDPDANRISFISPIGRQLLCAKPDCPLLLETPAGEHPVRIREIKYTYIGGFQIE
- a CDS encoding copper resistance CopC/CopD family protein yields the protein MKIRRLLWIFVLLALAMPVKVFAHATLIQTEPGMNAQVASSPAQVTLTFNERLEEGSYYIKVYDSGKKQVTAAKAAMNAEHTGLALDLPKLPDGDYIVTYHVISADGHPVEGTYMFTVGQGGPKTALPADAMQGMHQHNGLAYSFGWQELLQFIARILYYASLLGATGWVIWRRMLKPLHPETESRLNGVGTWLQRALLLAVILMMYTHLQDMVSGGGAEALIELFTRTGTGYAWLAVLGLSLLGFVLLHRNAVLDMLWAAGLFAAEAYNGHAAAFGPLRETLLLDGIHLASAAVWMGGLILLLALYRINREEALIFLPRFSKAALYSVFILIVSGVLTTLLFLPNVRYVIYTKWGWLLLAKTALVFFVVVTAGWVRRAYRLRKPSLPGWLVLDAIWMVLIVGIVGVFTYLSPLPPNEPLHYHVMGEKQHMTVQISPNAPGPNTFIVRVWLPEKMGKPKQVLLKLKDEESADIAPIEVPIAPFDDPQPGSENYGMKPYSYRAEGNYLPYAGLWKVEVRVMDSNDDEMVYEKEMRIY
- a CDS encoding EAL domain-containing protein is translated as MHLYISLILFLLPVFGLFYMAVDIYQRNKNSALNRIASLFMLTSMLLPFGSFLLSVLPAAYTEQMALTFIYIPSQAVMCLVILYCARLTDLYRGVSRMLMHVVCFAPGAAGIVLLTPAEWISIDIIRHGSWIAQYPGPGLLVFSVICSMYTCAVCIFMSVSSYRYVKRQNLTLKIKQMKSVLSGLVLGAAWAIPLSFCKNPGFLPADMPLPNLGIFGILIFARFLRHAMVRYDFMPSIERKYRALYEMSPLSILLLDRDGVIKEANPQASYLLGCDVSTPIGRSFRDYVRTEVHPANQLWKGDFEIVADQGESRCIRAESEYVATASDLFQCVILLDVTDKKLAEDQVRYLAYHDPLTGLANRIEFRLKLQTELSLGNSFVLLLLDLDHFKQINDTQGHHVGDLLVKHVAEQLRKRLSAGTIVARLGGDEFAVIRRMPLHEPIADFCRSLIDSIRSPFYLNDKQYDISASMGVCLSPEHGSDADELLQYADIAMYQAKKLGKNRYVMYSPELHRVEQARFQLERSIREGLERGEFTLHYQPQVAIRTGEIVGAEALIRWHKQGVGMIPPGEFIPLAEETGVIADIGYWVLQTVCRQIRVWSESGLPPICISMNLSAKQFLDPGFPAHLSDTLARTGIDPSLLCLEITERTALTDESYSLQLCRDIIGLGVKLSIDDFGTGYSSFSLLKQLSVDSVKIDRSFIKDMAQDESDRAIINAIIAMSRSLGKKVIAEGVEHEDQWNMLRMMECDEVQGYYVSKPLTAADFGHFHAGQKKAAI
- the nikR gene encoding nickel-responsive transcriptional regulator NikR, which produces MADKEQLVRFGVSMPQSLIDQFDEMIGQQGYDNRSEAVRDLIRKALLAPGRIEESRQVAGTIVLVYDHHISELPMTLTELQHRFHHEINSTLHIHLNHHQCLEVIVVRGVYRRLRELQQQMQVLKGVFYAELSVTHVDEHHGGQEPHGHEDHHHG
- the lepB gene encoding signal peptidase I, which translates into the protein MTGLLPIKKFLKEWVPSLLVAVVVSFTFNTYVAQGMRVPTGSMLPTIQLQDQIMVEKLVRFTDFQFGDIVVFYPPLPGHEEERYVKRLIGLPGDTIEIKDGSLYRNGEKVDEPYIREKMTYTFGPLKVPEDKYFFLGDNRNDSLDAHLWPTPFVDKSKIIGKAMFRYYPLTEIGPLK
- a CDS encoding aldo/keto reductase, with the protein product MKYRRLGKTELKVSVIGVGTWQFGGEWGMEFNQGEVDAILDKAGELGINLIDTAECYGDHLSEAFIGDYISRRNREDWVIATKFGHHFEKNFEREQLWAPSDVLKQLDGSLKALRTDYIDVYQFHSGTDEAFDNDELWTVLDKQVQAGKIRHLGTSIGSNDNFHQTAGSTKVGSKVIQVIYNRLDRKPEERVFPSCQEQDLGVFARVPLASGYLSGKYKPGAVFAENDVRHRHDQEQTLKKLQQVEEIRQNEVPAGMDMATWALAWCLKHPAVTAVIPGCKNPQQVAANAKAAEYLNDSHPQAWKE